One endosymbiont 'TC1' of Trimyema compressum genomic window, CTCCATAAAATTATTCTCTATGCCCATAAAAAAGGCTATCAAGTGGGGATTCATGCAACCGGTAATCGCTCTATTGATGTTTCATTAGATGGTTTTATTAAAGATATTGAAACTTATCCAGGGCCATCAAAAAGACACTATGTTATTCATGGTGATATGATTACCAATGCTTGGGCTAGAAAAGCCATTCCCTATGATGTTGGTTTAACTTTAGAACCAGAAGTTGGGACATTAATATATGAGGCAACAACACCCTTTATTGGCAAGAAAGCCAGTCGCATTTATGGCGTGAAAGAGCTTTTAGATTGTGGTCTTTGGATTTCTGGCGGTTCTGATTGTCCTATTACTTATCCTAACTGGCGAAAAGGTTTGGAGGCAGCTGTAACGAGACGTTCTGCCACAACGGGTAATAAACATTGTCCTGAACTAGGGGTTAGTGTAGCAGAAGGTATTAAAGTGTATACTTATGGAGGGGCTTATCAAGAACGATTTGAAAAAGTTATAGGTTCAATTAAAATTAATAAAGTTGCAGATTTTCAAGTCCTAGAGAAAGATTTATTTTCAGTGGAGCCAGAAGCATTAGGTTCTGTAGATGTTGTTATGACAGTTACTGGTGGAAAAATAGTTTATGAAAAATAAAGGAGGGTATTAAAATGAAAGATGAAAAATTAAGTGAAAAGAAAATTCTAGGTTGGAAATCCTATGAATTTACCATTTTACTCACTCAAATGGCAGGCTGGGTTAATTGGCGAGCTGCATTTTTAGTGGCTAGCATTCCCACATTTATAGTGGGCTTTATTATGTTAAAAGTTATTAAGGAAGTAAAAGTAGAGCCACCCCAGGGGTTAGTGCAAAGGGAAGTGGCTTTAAAAATTTTAGTGCCGTTTTAAAATACCGAAATGTAGTATTGTGTTTCTTAATTGGCATGTGTAGTATGGCTGGCTATTGGATACTGCTTACTTTTAGACCATTGTATGGGGGAAAAAATTGGTGGTTTTGATATTGAAACAATAGGTATTATTATTGCAGTTATGGGCTTTATTGGCATTTTCTATGCATTTATGATACCTAAAATTTCAGATAATATTGGCAGAAAACCAACATTGCTTATTTTCTACTTTTTATCCTTTATTGTACCTTTAAGCATGTTTTTCTTTCCTAATTCTTCAGTTGCCTTAATTATATTCTGTTTATTTGCATCCATACCAGGTTGTATGACACCTTTATTTATGGCCGTAATACCAACCAGAAACGTTACCTGAACATTAGCAGGAACTGCTCAAGGATTAATTTTAGGATTTGCAGAAATTATTGGAGGAGCACTTTGGGTGATTTTTGTAGGTATGATAGCAGATACACAGGGATTACAAGTAGCTATGCTTTCAGGAGCTGCTGTATTATTAATAGCTGTTATCTTAGCAGCATTTCTTATTGAAACTAATACAAAAGAAAAGATAGCTGAAGTTAAGGCATTGAGAATGAAAGGAAAATAATAGAATTAATATATATTAAATAAAAAAAATTGAGGAAATAAAGGGAGGTTTAGTTATGGGTAACAAAGAAGTTGTTTATCCTTATATACCTAATTCAGTACCAGAAATTAAGGCTGAGATGTTAAAGGCAGTGGGCGCTAAAGACGAAATGGAACTCTATGAGGAAATTCCAGAAAATCTAAAATTAAAAAGGGCTTTGAATTTACCGGAACCTATTTTAGATGAATATTCAATAAAGTGTCATGTGGAAAACATTTTGGCAAAAAAATAAGAACTGTAAAGAGTATATTAATTTTCTAGGTGCTGGATGCTGCCAGTATTTTGTACCTGCTGTTGTTGATGAAATATTAGGCAGAGGAGAGTTCTTAACCTGTTATGGCGCTGAAACATGGGCTGATCATGGTAAGTATCAAGCTTTTTTGAGTACTGTAGTCAGATTTCTGAGTTAGTAGATATGGATGTTATGAGTGTGCCTCTTTACGATGGTTATCAGGCCATGGCTACCAAGCCTATGTATGGCTAATCGCTTAAATGGTCGCAAAAAAATATTGATTCCAAGTACTTTGAGTGTCGATGCAAAGTCACTGATAACAAATTATACAGGATCTGCTCATGATGCTAATGTTTTAGATATTGTTGAAGTGAATTGTAATGAGAAAACAGGGGGGAATGGATTTAGAGGATTTAGAGAAAAAACTGACTGCTGATGTTTCAGCTGTTTTAATTGAGAACCCCTCCTATTTAGGTTTTGTGGAAACTAATAGTAAGGCAATAGGTGAAATGGCTAAAAATGCAGGTGCAGAATTTATTGTTAGTGTAGATCCTATTTCACTAGGGGTTATTGAGGCTCCAGGACAATATGGAGCAACGATGGCTATTGGTGATTTCCAGTCATTAGGAATGCATATGGCTGCTGGAGGCTGTTGTGGCGGTTTCATAGCAACACCAGATGAAATGAAGTATATGATGGAATTTAAAGATATTATGAATGGGGTGGTAGAAACTACAGTAGGAAGAGAGGTTGGTTGGGTTCCAGTTTTAGTGGAACGACTTCATTATGCTGTCCGAGAAAAAGGCAAAGAATTTAACAGGGACAGGTACTATTTATGGTCAATTGGAGTAGGTGTTTATTTAACATTAATGGGCCCTCAGGGTATGGCTGAAGTGGGACCAGACTATTATGCAAAATGCTCAGTATGCTGCCAAGAAAATTAATGATATTAGAGGGGTTCAATTAAAATTTGAAACACCTTTTTTCAAAGAGTTTGTGGTGGATTTTAAGGACTCTAAGATGACGGTGAAGGCTATTAACAAAAAGCTTTTAGATAAAGGTATTTTTGAAGGTTCGGATTTGGAAAAAGAAGGCCTTCCAGATTGTGATCTTTACTGTGTGACTGAGATTCATACAAAAGATAAAATTGATGAATTAGTAGATGCCTTAAAGGCTATAGTGGACTAAGGGGGGGATGAAAAATGAGAAGAGATTATATGTCATATTTGAGGAAATTTCATGAAGCTAAGTGGGATGAAGAATTTATTTTTGAATTAAGTGTTCCAGGGCAACGAGGCGTTTTAGTACCTGAAGCAAGTGAGGGTATTAAAAAAGCAGTAGGAGATGGTATCAGCATTTTACCTTCTAGTTTAAGACGTAAAGAGCCTCCTAAATTACCCGAGGTTCATCAGATGAGAGTTAATAGACATTTTATGCGTTTATCCCAAGAAGTTTTAGGAGCCGATATTGTACCTGGTATTAGTCAAGCGACTTGCACTATGAAGTATAGTCCTAAAGCGCAGGAACATCTCATGAGTAGAGATCCTAATATGACAGAAATTCATCCTTTGTAACCAGAGGAAACTCTCCAAGGATTATTTGAAATTTACCATCAGACTGAGTCCTTTTGCAAGGAAATTTCCGGTATGGATGCTTTTTCCTTTCAGCCAGGAGGTGGGGCTCATGCAACCTTTGCAGCAGCGGTTATTATTAGGGAATACTTTAAGGAAAAAGGTGACTTTAAAAGAGGTGAAGTCATTACTACTATTTTTACTCATCCTTGTGACGTTGCCACACCGGCTGTTGCTGGTTTTAAAATTATTACACTAATGCCTGATGAAAATGGTTACCCTGATTTAGAAGCTTTTAAAGCAGCTATTTCTGATAAAACTGCAGCTATTTATATTACCAATCCTGAAGATACAGGAATTTTTAATCCAAGGATTAAAGAGCATGTGGATATTGCTCATGAACATGGTGCAATTTGTTATTATGATAAAGCCAATGTTAATGGGGTAATGGGTGTATCTCGAGCAAAAGAAGCAGGTTTGATATGATTCACTATAATCTTCATAAAACATTTTCTTCGCCCCATGGTGGTATGGGACCTGGCTGTGGTGCATTAGGGGTGTTAGAATATTTAGAAAAATATTTGCCGAGTCCTAGAGTAGCTTATGATGGCGAAAAGCATTCTCTTATTACTAAAGATGGCAGTATTGGTAAAGTGCGTTCTTTTATTGGCAACGCTTCTATTGTTGTTAGAGCCTATATGTGGATTATGCAGTTGGGACCAGCTGGTATTAAAGAAGCAGCTGTTATTTCTGTATTAAATAATCAATATATGATGAAGCAAATAGAGAAAATTCCAGGTGTAACTATTTGGTATGCTGAGGGTAAACGCAGAATGGAACAGGTTCGCTATAGTTGGCAAAAACTTAAGGAAGATACAGGAGTTGGTACAGAAGATGTAACTAGAAGGCTTATTGATTTTGGTTATGAGCATTATTGGATGTCCCATCATCCTTGGGTTGTACCAGAGCCATTTTCTTTAGAACCTTGTGAATCTTATAGTAAGGATGATATTGATGAATTTTGTACAGTTTTGAGACAGATTTCTAAAGAAGCTTATGAAAATCCAGAGTTTGTTAAAAATGCTCCCTACAATGCTCCGATTCATAATATTGAAAATCCTCATGTAGATGATTATGAAAAAAATTGCTACTACTTGGAGACAATGGGTGAAAAGAAAGATGCGATTTAAATGAAATAAATTGGTTTAATTGTTAACCCTTATGCAGGGATTGGTGGCCCCAGTGGTTTAAAAGGCAGTGATGGAGCAGAAATTAGAGATTTGGCTTTTAAAAGAGGAGCTGTACAAAAGCTGCTAGCCGAGTGGTGGATACTTTGACTTACGTGAAAAAGCATTATAATGGGGATATTAAATTTATTACTTACA contains:
- a CDS encoding amidohydrolase family protein yields the protein MPGETDEAQEQELHKIILYAHKKGYQVGIHATGNRSIDVSLDGFIKDIETYPGPSKRHYVIHGDMITNAWARKAIPYDVGLTLEPEVGTLIYEATTPFIGKKASRIYGVKELLDCGLWISGGSDCPITYPNWRKGLEAAVTRRSATTGNKHCPELGVSVAEGIKVYTYGGAYQERFEKVIGSIKINKVADFQVLEKDLFSVEPEALGSVDVVMTVTGGKIVYEK